GCTGACAGAATAAACCATAAGCAGAAAAGCGGGTCGGGAACCGCCTCTTCATAGCCAAGCCGACGCGAGGGGGACGATGAAAAAAACGGTTTTAATCGTCGATGACGTCGTCATGAATACCTATATCCTGAAGATTCTATTGGAAAAAAACGGCTTTGACGTCGTTGCCGCGGCCAACGGCCGGGAAGCCTTGGAAAAGGCCGGCGCTCATCCTCCCGATTTGATCGTTTCGGACATTTTAATGCCGGTCATGGACGGCTACGCCCTGTGCCGGCGATGCAAATCCGACGAGCGGCTGAAACGCATCCCGTTCGTATTCTATACGGCGAGCTTCACGGAGCAAAAAGACGAAAGATTCGCCTTGAGTCTGGGGGCGGACCGGTTCCTCCTTAAGCCTCAGGAACCGGGAGTCTTGCTCCGCGCCCTGCAGGAAGTCCTGTGCGCCGATCCGGCGGTCGAACCTCCCGCGATCAAGCCCTTGGGCGAAGAACTGGAGTTCTTCAGAAGCTACAACGAAGTGCTCTTCAACAAGCTCGAAAAGAAAATGCTGGATCTGGAGATCGCCAAGCGGCAATTCGAGACGTTGGCGGAGAGATATCGACTGAGCTTCGAGAACGTCTCGGATGTCATCTATATGATCGATACCGATCTTGTCGTGCAAAGCATTTCTCCAAGCGTCGAGAAAATGTTGGGATTCCAACCGCAGGATTTCATCGGTCGGCAAGTTGCCGATTTGAAAAACGTATTCACCCCGGAAAGCTTTGCCAAGGCCATCCTCGAAATAGGGCTGATCTTGAACGGCGAAACGGTCGCCGGGGCGATTTATGAGTTCGTCGCCAAAGACGGAGCCGTAAAAATCGGTGAAGTCAGCGGTTCGCCCGTCAGACATGAAGGCAAGATCGTCGGCATGATCGCCGTGGCCCGCGACGTTTCGGACCGCAAACGGGCCGAGGATCAATTGCGGCAAAGCGAGGCCCGCTTCCGCAGCTACTTCGAATTGCCCCTGATCGGCATCGCCATCACCTCTCCGGAAAAAGGCTGGATCGAGGTCAATGACCGCCTGACGGCCATGTTGGGCTATTCTCGGCCGGAGCTCAACGAAATGGCCTGGTCCGACTTGACGCATCCCGAGGATCTTGCGGTCGACGTCGATCAATTCAATCGCGTTTTAGCCGGAGAAATCGAAAGCTATATGATCGATAAGCGCTTTATCCGCAAGAGCGGAGAGGTTCTCTGGACCAGCCTGGCGGCGGGCTGCGTCCGAAAACAGGATGGGACGGTGGAT
This portion of the Candidatus Aminicenantes bacterium genome encodes:
- a CDS encoding PAS domain S-box protein, which translates into the protein MKKTVLIVDDVVMNTYILKILLEKNGFDVVAAANGREALEKAGAHPPDLIVSDILMPVMDGYALCRRCKSDERLKRIPFVFYTASFTEQKDERFALSLGADRFLLKPQEPGVLLRALQEVLCADPAVEPPAIKPLGEELEFFRSYNEVLFNKLEKKMLDLEIAKRQFETLAERYRLSFENVSDVIYMIDTDLVVQSISPSVEKMLGFQPQDFIGRQVADLKNVFTPESFAKAILEIGLILNGETVAGAIYEFVAKDGAVKIGEVSGSPVRHEGKIVGMIAVARDVSDRKRAEDQLRQSEARFRSYFELPLIGIAITSPEKGWIEVNDRLTAMLGYSRPELNEMAWSDLTHPEDLAVDVDQFNRVLAGEIESYMIDKRFIRKSGEVLWTSLAAGCVRKQDGTVDYFVALVSDITDRMKSSERLRKSLHATVHAIAVTVETKDPYTAGHQRRVADLAGSIAVEMGLSGDQIEGIRMAAVIHDIGKISVPTEILSSPRKLSAAEFSLIKTHVGSGYEILKDVEFPWPIARMVLEHHERIDGSGYPEGLTRDEILIESRVIAVADVVEAMASNRPYRPSVGIDFALEEITKNKAVFYDPEVVDACLRLFKEKGYRLIS